One Salvelinus fontinalis isolate EN_2023a chromosome 11, ASM2944872v1, whole genome shotgun sequence DNA window includes the following coding sequences:
- the LOC129865444 gene encoding TRAF-interacting protein with FHA domain-containing protein A-like: MELSHTMETEELMTCLQIQLYHPQQASKALYRLLPLDARHKHPAEDPLRLGRDAHGCTFALADPRVSRKQLALQAYLTANSPAMLFSVQNLSQKGHVTVNGSELGYLERAELPNKALVRFGEYEVLICRENGEAKGSFEVEFGVLAVPPSREVGMPSMVPVMDTGSDHSTNGIPPLMSHGPIEMDETIMYQSCSMFLS, translated from the coding sequence ATGGAGCTGTCTCACACCATGGAAACAGAGGAGCTGATGACCTGCCTCCAGATCCAGCTCTACCACCCCCAGCAGGCCTCTAAGGCTCTTTACCGCCTGCTGCCCCTGGACGCCAGGCACAAGCACCCAGCCGAGGACCCTCTGAGGCTGGGCCGGGACGCCCACGGCTGCACCTTTGCCCTGGCCGACCCACGGGTCTCCCGCAAGCAGCTGGCCTTGCAGGCCTACCTCACCGCCAACAGCCCCGCCATGCTGTTCTCTGTGCAGAACCTGAGCCAGAAGGGACACGTGACGGTCAACGGGTCGGAGTTGGGGTACCTGGAGAGGGCAGAGCTGCCGAATAAGGCCCTGGTCCGGTTCGGGGAGTATGAGGTGCTGATATGTCGTGAGAATGGAGAGGCAAAGGGGAGCTTCGAGGTGGAGTTTGGGGTGCTGGCAGTGCCCCCTTCCAGAGAGGTGGGCATGCCAAGTATGGTTCCCGTCATGGATACAGGCTCAGACCATTCAACCAATGGCATCCCACCACTCATGAGCCATGGGCCGATAGAGATGGATGAGACAATCATGTACCAATCGTGCAGTATGTTTCTCTCATAG